The genomic segment AACGGCCTGGGCATCTCGCCGGCGTACCAGCACAAGATCTTCCAGGCGTTCCAGCGGGTCCACCCGGACGTCGCGGCCGGCGAGGGGATGGGCCTGGCGATCGTCCGCCGGGTCGCCGACCGCCACCGCGGGCGGGTCTGGGTCGAGTCCGCGCCGGGGGCCGGGAGTACGTTTTTCGTGACCTTCCCCTTCCCGCCCGCCGGCGGCCCGGCGGGCTCCCGATCCGTACCCGTCCCGGCCGAAAGGGCGACCCCATGACCCCCGTACCGCTCCGCATCCTGCTCGCCGAGGACGACGACGGGCACGCCAGCCTGATCCAGCGGAATCTGTCCCGGGCCGGGATCACGAACGAGGTGGTCCGCGTCCGGGACGGCCAGGAGGCCCTCGACTACCTCCGCCGGGCCGGCCCGCACGCCGGGCGGCCGCGGGACCGCCCCCTCCTCCTGCTCCTGGACATCAAGATGCCCCGGGTGGACGGGATCGAGGTTCTCCGGCAGGTCCGGGGGGAACCGGAACACGCGAACATCCCGGTCATCATGTTGACCACCACCGACGATCCGCGCGAGGTCCAGCGGTGTTACGAACTCGGGTGCAGCGTGTACGTGACCAAACCGATCGCTTACGACGAGTTCGTCGAAGCCATCCGCCGGCTCGGGCTGTTTCTGTCGATCGTCAAAGTGCCGTCGGAAGACGACGCGGTCGGGGGTGACGCGATGACGGCGGACATGACGCGGCCGGTCCCGGCCGCGACCGGGCGGGGAACGATCCTGGTCGTCGAGGACGACCCCGGGGTCATCCTCCTGGAGCGGCGGCGGTTGGAGCGGGCCGGGTACACGGCCCTGACCGCCGAAAGCCCGGCCGAGGCCCTCGACCTGCTGCGCACGAGCCCGGTCGACCTGATCCTGTTGGACTACCGGCTCCCGGGCGAAATCGACGGCCTGGAGTTTTACGCCCAGGTCCGCGCGGCCGGGTACGACATCCCGGTCATTTTGGTCACCGGGTATGGGAACGAGGCCGTCGTCGTCCGGGCCCTGCGGGCCGGCGTCCGCGACTTCGTGACCAAGTCGGTCGAGTACCTGGACTACCTGCCCGAGGCGGTCGAGCACGTCCTCCGGCAGGTCCGGACGGAACGGCAGCTGGCTGAGTCCGAAGCCCGCCTGGCGAGCATCATCGGGTCGGCCACGGACGCGATCATCGTCGCCGGCCCGGACCGCCTGGTCACGCTGTTCAACACGGCCGCCGAGGAAATGTTCGGGTGTCCGGCCGGGCACGCCCTCGGGCAGCCTCTGAGTACGTTCTTACCCCCGGAGGTACTAGCCGGGGCGGACGATCGGAGCCCCCGACCCGCCAAGGCTCCGCGACACGAGGCCCGCCTGGCCCGGGCTGACGAGGGGCAGTTCCCGGCCGAGGTGGCCGTGTCCCGGGCCGAGGTCGGCGGGCGGACGTTCTACACGGCCGTCGTCCGCGACGTGACCACGCAGCGGCGGCTGGAAGAGCAATTCCGGCAGGCCCAGAAGATGGAAGCCGTCGGCCGGCTGGCCGGCGGGGTGGCCCACGACTTCAACAACCTGCTGAGCATCATCAACGGGTACTCGGAGCTGCTCGTGTCCGCGCTCGCGGGTCCGGCCCGCGAGCAGGCGGCCATGATCCTGGACGCCGGCGAACGGGCCGCCCGGCTGACCGCGCAACTCCTGGCCTTCAGCCGGAAGGCGGTCATCGAACCGAAGGTGCTGAACATCAACGAGGTAATCGCCCCGATCACCCGCCTGCTCGGCCGCCTGATCGGCGAAGACGTCATCCTCACCACCGTCCTCGCCCCCGACGTCGGCCGGGTCAAGGTCGACCCGGGGCAGATGGAGCAGGTCGTCATGAACCTGGCGGTGAACGCCCGGGACGCCATGCCGACCGGCGGCCGACTCACCGTCGAGACGCGGACCGTCGACGTCGAGGCGGACACTGCCTCGCTGTACCCCGACCTGGCCCCGGGGCCGTACACCCAACTCGCCGTGTCGGACACGGGGATCGGGATGACGGACGAGGTGAAGGCCCGGATCTTCGAGCCGTTCTTCACCACCAAGGAGGTCGGGAAGGGGACGGGGCTCGGCCTGGCCACGGTGTACGGGATCGTCAAGACGCACGGCGGGCACGTCGCGGTGTACAGCGAGGTGGGGGTCGGGACGACGTTCAAGATCTTGTTCCCGGCGGTGCCCGGGGCGGACGAGGTGCGGGCGCCCCGCGACACCTGGGTCGCCCCGCGGGGGACCGAAACGGTGCTGCTGGTGGAGGACGAACCGGGGGTCCGCGGCCTCGTCCGGGTCGCCCTGGAGCTGCAGGGGTACACGATCTTGGAGGCGGACAGCGGGGAGGACGCCCTCCGGGTCGCGGCCGCCCACACCGGCCCCGTTCACCTGCTAATCACGGACGTGGTGATGCCGGGGATGGGCGGCAGAAAGGTGGCCGACGCCCTACGGCACCAGTACCCGGGCCTGAAGGTACTCTACACGAGCGGGTACACCGACGACGCCATCGTCCGGCACGGTGTCATCGAGGCGGCCGACGCCTTCCTCCAGAAGCCGTTCACGCTGTTCGGGCTGGCGCGGAAGGTGCGAGCCGTGCTGGGGGCCAACGGCGGATGACGCGGGGCGGGGCATAGCCCACATGATCGCCGGAAAACGGATTTCGCCGCAGATACACGCAGAGGAACGCGGATCAGAAAGAAGAATTCTGGACTTCTCTTCTTTCTGATCCGCGTTCCTCTGCGTGTATCTGCGGCGAAAAATCTTGTTACTCGTCGAACTTCAGCAAGAACTGCGGGTTGATGACCTTGAAGCTCAAGCGACCGCCGACGTCCGGGTCGCGCTCCTCGACCGGCGGCCGGAGGACGATCCCCTCCCGCGGCGTGCGCGGGTTCAGGACGCTCGACCCGATCGAGAACTGGACCAGTTCGTCGATCGTGTGGTCGAGGACCATCGGCCCCAACTGCGGCACCGTCTGGAGGCCGACGTCGGCGAGGATCGCCAGGGCCGGGGCGTAATCGACGAGCCGGCCGGCGTCCAGGTCGAGCAGGTTGAATACCCGCAAGTCTGGGGCGTCCAGGCCGTACTTGTTCTTCTGAATCCCCGGCCCGATGATCTCGCCCTGGACCGCCGGCGAGAACCCGTGCCGGTCGCGGATCGCCCGGAGCTTGGCTTCCAGCTCCAACTTCTTCGCGACGCGGGCGAGCACGTTCGTCTCGTCGGCCTCGTCCATGTGCAGGTTCCGGCTGCAGATGCCGAACTCGTCGGCCCGCAGGAACGCCGTGAACGACGTGCCGTCGAGCTTCTCCGTGACGAAGAACGTCTTCCCGCGGTTCCGTTCGAGGACCGGTTCGAGAACCTGAACCCGCGTCTCGTCTGTCTTCGACAGGAAGCCGGGAAACCCGCCCTTCACCTTCCCGCCCATCCCGACCGGCAACGGCGGTTCCCATTTAGCGACGCCGAGCAGTTCTGTCACGTCCGCCCCCTCGTCGGTCGGGGCGCCGGGCGGGAGGATCGCTAGGGGGAAGCAGATGCCCTGCGACACCTGGCCGCGGAGCTTCACGGTACGGATGCGGAACCCGGCCGCGCGGACGAGCGTGTCGCCGTCGCGGACCTCCGGCTTGAAGCTGCTCGGGCGGAGGAACTCGAACTCGGCCCGCTCGGGCAGGAGCGAGTCTATCTCGCAATAGACGATCTTGTCGCCCGGCCGGTGTTCGCCCTTCTTGGCCACGACCCACCACCCGAGGACGCGGACGCGCTCGATGGCGTCCGCGTTCGGGATCGGCTCGATCGTGTTAACTGTCTGAATACTGGCGAGCTTCCGCACGACTTCCACCTTTCGCGACAACGGATCGTTGGTGCGAATGAAAGACACGGCGGGCCGGCCCGAGGTTCGGCCGAACGGGCGACGGCTAGGCCGCCGGTTGACGGGCGATCTCGCGTTCGGCCGGCGGCGCGTCGGGCGTCGACGGGTCGGCGTCCGCGGGGTCGGGGGTCGTGGTCTCGATCACCTTCATGGTCCGCCATTTGCCGCCGCGGAAGCGGACCAGGAACACGACCGCCGTCGTGGAAATGTAGATCGTGGCCGAGGCCCACGCGGCCTCGATGCCCCACCCGTTTCGCGACGCGACCCACGTCGGGATGACCATCATGGGCCACGACAGGCCGATGGCCACGAGGGTTACGAACCGCGTGTCCCCGGCGCCGCGCAGGGCGTAGGCGAGGATGATGTTCACCCCGTCCGCGAGCGAATACGCGGCCACGAAGCGGAGCAGGATCGGGATGAGCGGGCCGACGGCCGCCCACTCGTCCGGCTTCATCCCGCCCGCGAACGGGGCGGTCAACACGCCCGGGATGAGACAGTAAATGGCGGCGATCACGATCATGTACGCGGTCGCCAGCTTCGCGCCGGTCGCCGTCGTTCGCGCGGAGACGTCCGGCCGGCTCTCCCCCTGCCGGCGTCCGACCAGGACTTCCACCCCCTGGCCCAACCCCATCACCGGCAGGAACGTGAGCAGGTTCAGGGAGAACGTCAGGGTCGTGCCCGCGAGTTCGGCCTGCCCGATGTTGCCCACGAGCAGGATAAACGCGGTGAACGCCAGCCCCTCAATACACCACTGGACCCCGTTCGGCAGGCCGAACCGGAGCAACCGGGTGAACAGCGGGCGGTCGAACCGCCAGCCGGAAGCGGTCTGGTATTCGGCCCGGAACTTCTTGCGGAATAAAAGGGCGAGGCCGAACACCGCGGACACCGCGCTGCCGACCGCGGCCGCGTACCCGGCCCCCTCCATCGCGCGGACCGGGTCGTCCTGCCGGAGGACGATGAGCGGGTACGCGAGGGCCGCGTTCGTGAGGGTGCCGACGGTGTTGATGAGCAGGACGGTCCAGCTCTCCCCGCGGCCGGCGAAGAACGCGTTCGTCGCGCCGACGACCAGCATCGGTAGGGCCGCGAACGTGAGCGCGGCGAAGTACACGGACTCGAGTTCCTTGACCCGGTCCGCGTGGTTCGTCATCGAGATGATGAAGTCGACGAGCGGGATCAGGACCGGGAACGCCAGCCCGGTCACGACGCCGAAGTAGAGCGCCTGCCAGACCACCGGGCCGATCCGGTCGGGCCGCCTGGCCCCGGAATACTGGGCGACGAACACGGTCGTGTACATGACCGTGTTGCTGAGCAGCGCGATCGGCGTCCAGAAGTACCCGACCGCGGGCATCGCCGCCGCCACCGCGTCGGCCCCGACCCAGCTCAGGAACACGCGGTCGACGAAGATCTGGATCGTCCAGAAACTGGCACTGAGGATGAGCGGGAAAGCCAGGGTGAGCAGTTCCCGGTACCCCCCCTCGACGTGTCGGCTCGCGGCGGCCGGCGCGGGCGGGGAAGGGGTGCCGTTGGTGTCACTCATGTCGTATCTGTCCTTGCGGCCGGCGGCAGGTCTTACGGCACGTTCCCCGGTCGGAGATACCGGGGACGTTCACACTCCGACTCAACGCTCTATTCTTTAACCGGCAGCAGCCAGACGTTGCGGAACTGGACCGGGTGGCCGTGGTCCTGGAGCATGATCGGGCCGGGCGTTGCGGGGTCGCCGCCCAGGCCCGAAGTCGTGTTGTCCGTCGTCACCTTCACCGCGTCGTGAACCTTGACGCCGTTGTGATGGACGGTCATCACGGCCGGTTCGGTCTTCTTACCGTTTTCGAACTTCGGGGCCGCGAATTCGATGTCGTAGCTCTGCCACACGGTCGGGGCCTTGCACGCGTTGACGGTCGGGGCGGCGATCCCGTAGATCGCGGCGCAATCGTTCTTGCCGCTCTTCAACCCGTAGCTGTCGAGAACCTGCACCTCGTACCGACCCTGAAGGTAGACGCCGGAGTTGCCCCGGCCCTGACCCTGACCGGTCGGTTCATAAGGCACGCGGAATTCGACGTGAAGTTGAAATCGCCCGCCGAACGTGTCCTTGGTGATGATGTCGCCGTGCCCCTTCACGCCTTCCATCGCCCCGTCTTTGAGCGTCCATTTGACCTCGCCCTTGCCGTCCCGCTTGACCCATTTTCCGAGCGAGGTGCCGTCGAACAGCACGATTGCGGCGGCGGGGGCCGGGGTCGATTTCACGTCCTCCAAATCGGCCGGCTTGGCCGGTTTGAAGGCGTCGTCCAATTTCCACTGAGCCTGACTGGGCGCCGCGACGGCGATGATTAAGACCACGCAGGAAAGGAAGCGCATGGCGGATTACCTGACAGGTGAAACGAGGGGAACGTCGGAGGGCGGAAAAAACGTTCTGGTTTTCTATGACTCGGGATACGAGACGGAGAGGGCAACTCGTGCCCCGGGCCGGGCTGAAATGGGAAGACTACCCGCCCGTCGCCCGGGTTCGCGCGGCCCCGGCAAAAGTATGGTCCCGCGGGATTAAGGGCGACGAGGCCGGACAGAAGATCAGCTCGCGATCGATATTTCACACGGGCAGTCGGCTGCCGGAATCACATGCAATTTAAGGCCGCAAGGAACTTTCCGCCGGAATTTCGTTCAGAATAAACTATAAGCTATGTAGGATTTATGCGCATCGCCCGCTGCTGACTCCGCACTCCCCGGGATTTTCTAAGAACGACCGTTGCCCACGGCCGGAGATACGGAATGTCGCTCGATACGTCCCGCGGATTGCGAACGATCGGCAACTACGAACTCATTTCGATGATCGCCGAAGGGGGCATGGGGGCGGTGCATCGCGGCCGACACCGGGAGACCGGGGAAATCGTCGCGATCAAGATCGTCCCCCAGGAAACCGCCCGGAACCCCCTCCTCCTCAAACGATTCGAGCAGGAGTTCAAGGCCGCCAGCCTGATCGACCACCCGAACGTGGTCAAAGCACTCGACTACTGCGGGACCGGGCCGACGCCGTTCCTGGTCATGGAGTTTGTGGACGGCGAGTCGCTGGGCCAGCGGGTCGAGCGGGAAGGGGCGTACCCCGAGGCCGAGGCCGTCCGGCTGACGGGTATGGTGTGCGAGGGGCTGCACCGCGCCCACAAGCAGGGGCTCATCCACCGGGACGTTAAGCCCGACAACATCATGGTCACGCTCGACGGGGTCGCCAAGCTGACCGACCTCGGACTGGTCAAGGACGTCGAAGGGGAACTCAACCTGACCCGCACGGGCCGCGGCCTCGGAACCCCGTATTTCATGGCCCCCGAACAGTTCCGCAACGCCAAAAACGCCGACGTCCGGTGCGACGTCTACTCGCTCGGCGCGACGCTGTACACGCTGCTCACCGGGGTCGTCCCGTTCGAGAAGACCAGTCCGCTCGACTGCTGGATGAAGAAGACCAAGAACGACTTCCC from the Fimbriiglobus ruber genome contains:
- a CDS encoding response regulator, translated to MTPVPLRILLAEDDDGHASLIQRNLSRAGITNEVVRVRDGQEALDYLRRAGPHAGRPRDRPLLLLLDIKMPRVDGIEVLRQVRGEPEHANIPVIMLTTTDDPREVQRCYELGCSVYVTKPIAYDEFVEAIRRLGLFLSIVKVPSEDDAVGGDAMTADMTRPVPAATGRGTILVVEDDPGVILLERRRLERAGYTALTAESPAEALDLLRTSPVDLILLDYRLPGEIDGLEFYAQVRAAGYDIPVILVTGYGNEAVVVRALRAGVRDFVTKSVEYLDYLPEAVEHVLRQVRTERQLAESEARLASIIGSATDAIIVAGPDRLVTLFNTAAEEMFGCPAGHALGQPLSTFLPPEVLAGADDRSPRPAKAPRHEARLARADEGQFPAEVAVSRAEVGGRTFYTAVVRDVTTQRRLEEQFRQAQKMEAVGRLAGGVAHDFNNLLSIINGYSELLVSALAGPAREQAAMILDAGERAARLTAQLLAFSRKAVIEPKVLNINEVIAPITRLLGRLIGEDVILTTVLAPDVGRVKVDPGQMEQVVMNLAVNARDAMPTGGRLTVETRTVDVEADTASLYPDLAPGPYTQLAVSDTGIGMTDEVKARIFEPFFTTKEVGKGTGLGLATVYGIVKTHGGHVAVYSEVGVGTTFKILFPAVPGADEVRAPRDTWVAPRGTETVLLVEDEPGVRGLVRVALELQGYTILEADSGEDALRVAAAHTGPVHLLITDVVMPGMGGRKVADALRHQYPGLKVLYTSGYTDDAIVRHGVIEAADAFLQKPFTLFGLARKVRAVLGANGG
- a CDS encoding sensor histidine kinase, producing MGRRDRRRAGVREPDRERPELPRPGPPGADRGRGGPVSRGADGVTYLVRDNGLGISPAYQHKIFQAFQRVHPDVAAGEGMGLAIVRRVADRHRGRVWVESAPGAGSTFFVTFPFPPAGGPAGSRSVPVPAERATP
- a CDS encoding MATE family efflux transporter, which produces MSDTNGTPSPPAPAAASRHVEGGYRELLTLAFPLILSASFWTIQIFVDRVFLSWVGADAVAAAMPAVGYFWTPIALLSNTVMYTTVFVAQYSGARRPDRIGPVVWQALYFGVVTGLAFPVLIPLVDFIISMTNHADRVKELESVYFAALTFAALPMLVVGATNAFFAGRGESWTVLLINTVGTLTNAALAYPLIVLRQDDPVRAMEGAGYAAAVGSAVSAVFGLALLFRKKFRAEYQTASGWRFDRPLFTRLLRFGLPNGVQWCIEGLAFTAFILLVGNIGQAELAGTTLTFSLNLLTFLPVMGLGQGVEVLVGRRQGESRPDVSARTTATGAKLATAYMIVIAAIYCLIPGVLTAPFAGGMKPDEWAAVGPLIPILLRFVAAYSLADGVNIILAYALRGAGDTRFVTLVAIGLSWPMMVIPTWVASRNGWGIEAAWASATIYISTTAVVFLVRFRGGKWRTMKVIETTTPDPADADPSTPDAPPAEREIARQPAA
- a CDS encoding RNA ligase (ATP), with amino-acid sequence MSFIRTNDPLSRKVEVVRKLASIQTVNTIEPIPNADAIERVRVLGWWVVAKKGEHRPGDKIVYCEIDSLLPERAEFEFLRPSSFKPEVRDGDTLVRAAGFRIRTVKLRGQVSQGICFPLAILPPGAPTDEGADVTELLGVAKWEPPLPVGMGGKVKGGFPGFLSKTDETRVQVLEPVLERNRGKTFFVTEKLDGTSFTAFLRADEFGICSRNLHMDEADETNVLARVAKKLELEAKLRAIRDRHGFSPAVQGEIIGPGIQKNKYGLDAPDLRVFNLLDLDAGRLVDYAPALAILADVGLQTVPQLGPMVLDHTIDELVQFSIGSSVLNPRTPREGIVLRPPVEERDPDVGGRLSFKVINPQFLLKFDE
- a CDS encoding 3-keto-disaccharide hydrolase; this translates as MRFLSCVVLIIAVAAPSQAQWKLDDAFKPAKPADLEDVKSTPAPAAAIVLFDGTSLGKWVKRDGKGEVKWTLKDGAMEGVKGHGDIITKDTFGGRFQLHVEFRVPYEPTGQGQGRGNSGVYLQGRYEVQVLDSYGLKSGKNDCAAIYGIAAPTVNACKAPTVWQSYDIEFAAPKFENGKKTEPAVMTVHHNGVKVHDAVKVTTDNTTSGLGGDPATPGPIMLQDHGHPVQFRNVWLLPVKE